The genome window GTCAGTGCCCTGTTGAAGGACGTGGATCTCCGGGTGGTGCTCGCCCTCACCTCGGGGCTGTCGCGCCAGGCCCGCACCACGCACAAGAGTGAGCCCGCCTCCGCCGCCCTGCTGTCCCAGGGGCTCACGGCCGCGGCCCTGATGGGGGCCCTCCAGAAGAGCGAGTCGCGCATCAACATCCAGCTCGAGTGCGACGGGCCGCTGCGCGGCTTCTTCGTGGACGGGGACGCCTCGGGGCTGGTGCGCGGCTACGTCAAGAACCCCTACGTGGCCCACGTGGGCGCCGAGGGCCGGTACCGCTGGCGTCCGGTGTTCGGCAACAAGGGCTACATCTCCGTGCTGCGCGACATCGGCGGGGGCGAGCACTACCGCTCCTCGGTGGAGCTGGAGCGCTTCGATTTCACGGAAGACCTGGAGCGCTACTTCGGCATCTCCGACCAGGTGGCCACCCAGCTCCTGCTGGAGCAGGTCCCCCGCGAGGAGGGGGACACCTCCGAGCCGCTGGGCACGGTGGCGGGTTTGATTCTCCAACCGTTGCCCGACGGGGACCGGGACGCCTTCCAGGCCATTGGCGGCCAGCTCCGGCAGCGGTTCCGCGCGGTGCTGGAGTCCCATGGAACGGAAGGGGCCACCGCGGTGCTCAAGGCCCTGCTGCCCGACCAGCCCTCGCTGGAAGTCATGTCCCGCTACCCCCTGAGCTTCGGCTGCTCGTGCAGCCGGGACCGGGTGAAGCGCGCCCTGCTGGCCATGGGCAAGGAGGAGCTGCTGGACCTTCTGGAAAAGGACGGGCAGGCCGAGGCGACGTGCCAGTTTTGTACGACGCACTACGTTATCCCCGGCCCGGAAATCCGGGAGTTGCTGACGGCCGCGTCGAACTAACGCAGAGAGGGGCCGCGTAGTAAGACGCGGCACGCACCTCAGCCGGAGTTCGAAACCGTGGCTACGAAGCGGGCAGCTCCCCGGAACGCCAAGCCCTCGAACGTGCCTTCCAAGCGGAAGGTCGAGAAGCTCGTCTCCATTCCCGATGATGTCGTCCTGGCCCCTCAGGTCGAAGCGCCGCGGCAGCAGGCGGGCCGGGACCTGTCCCGGCAGCGCTCCGCGGTGCGGGAGCTGTCGTGGGCGGACTTCGACCGCGCGGTGCAGGGCCTGGCGCGCGCCATCCGCAAGGCGTACGCGCCGCAGGCCATCGTGGGCGTGGCCCACGGCGGGGTGTTCGTGGGCGGGGCGCTGGCCAGCGCGCTCGACTGCGAGTTCTTCCCCGTGCGCATCAGCCGCCGGAGCCGGGACCGGCAGGGCGGCGCCAAGCCCCAGATGTTCGGGGAGATGCCGCGCGAGCTGAAGGGGCTGCGCGTGCTCATCGTCGATGACGTGGCCTCCAGTGGCGACACGCTGGAGCTGGCCTCCACGCGGGCGCGCGAGGTCGGGGCCAAGGACGTGAAGACCGCGGCCCTGGTGTCCCGGCCGGAAGGGTACGTGCCCAGCTTCTGCTCGCTGAAGAGCTCCGAGGTGGTGGTCTTCCCCTGGGACTATGAGCCCGCGCTGGCGGGCGCTTCGTCCACCGGGGACGACGTGGACCCGGACAAGGCGGGCGCGTAAAGCGCGGGCCGGCACGATGATCATCGGGACGGCGGGCCACATCGACCACGGCAAGACGTCCCTGGTGAAGGCCCTGACCGGCATCGACACGGACCGGCTCAAGGAAGAGAAGCGCCGGGGCATCACCCTGGAGTTGGGCTTTGCCCACCTGTCGCTGGAAGGTGGCGCCGTGGCGGGCGTGGTGGATGTGCCCGGCCACGAGCGCTTCATCAAGGCGATGGCTGCGGGCGCGGGGGGCGTGGACCTGGCGGTGCTGGTGGTGGCCGCGGACGAGGGCGTCATGCCCCAGACGCGCGAGCACCTGGACATCTGCCGCTTGCTGGGCGTGAAGGCCGGGGTTATCGCGCTCACCAAGGCGGACCTGCTGGCGGACTTGGGCGAGGAGTGGCTCTCGCTGGTGAAGGCGGACCTGGTGGCGCTCACCGTGGGGACCTTCCTGGAGGGGGCCCCGGTGGTGCCGTGCTCCGCGAGGACGGGGGCAGGGCTTCCGGAGCTGCGCGCGGCCCTGTCCCAGGCGGCCCGGGCGCTGCCCGCGCGCCCCGCGGAGGGCCCCGCCTTCCTGCCGGTGGACCGCGTCTTTTCACTCAAGGGCTTCGGCACGGTGGTGACGGGCACGCTGCTGTCGGGGGCGCTGGAGGAAGAGGAGAGCGTCTCGCTGCTGCCGGGTCTGCCGGGGCCCCTCCGCGTGCGGGGGCTCCAGGTGCATGGCGAGGCCCGGAAGAAGGTGCTCGCGGGGCAGCGGACGGCGGTGAACCTCGCGGGTGTCGAGGCCGGACAGCTTCACCGGGGCATGGTGCTGGTGCGCGCCGGGGAGCTGCCCGAGACGCGGATGCTGGATGTGGAGCTGAGCTTGCTGCCCGCCGTGGAGCAGGCGCTCCCCCGGCGCCGCAAGCTGCTGCTGCACCTGGGCACCGCGCAGGTGGAGGCCACGGTGGCCCTGCTGGATCAGGCGCGCCTGGAGCCCGGGGCGACGGGGCTGGCCCAGTTGCGGCTGGATGCCCCCGTGGCCGCGCTGGTGGGGCAGCGGTTCATCCTTCGCGGCTCGCGCGCCCTGCCGGGCCGGGGGGCCACGGTGGCCGGGGGCCGGGTGCTCTCGCTCACCCCGCCGCGCCGCCGCAAGGGCGCCGCCGCCGTGGTGGGGCAATTGCTGGAGGCCGACGCGGGCGGACAGGCCGCGTGGCTGCTGCGGCAGGCCGGCTACCGGGGGCTGACCCATGCGGAGCTGTTCGGCCGCGCGGGTCTTCCGTCCAAAACCCTCACCCGGGCCCTGGAGCTGCTGGGGAGCCGGGGAGGGGCGCTGCTGGTGGACCGCGACCGGCGGCTCTACCTCGCGGGAGAAGTCTTCGAGGCGCTGCAGCGGCGCACGGTGGCGATGCTGGCCGCCTTCCACGAGCGCGAGCCCATGCGCGAGGGGCTCTCCCGGGAGGAGCTTCGCCAGCGGCTGTCTCCCGAGCTGGACCCACGCATCTTCCAGCGGGTGACACAGGCCCTGGTGGAGCAGGGCCAGGCCACGCTGGACAAGGACACCATCCGGCTCCAGGGCCGGGGCCGGGTGCTGACCCTGGCGGACGAGGGCGCGCGTGCCCGGCTGGCGGCGGAGCTGTCTCAGGCGGCCCTGGCGCCCCCCACGCTCGGTGAACTCGCCGGGAAACTCCAGCTCCCCCCCGCCCGGCTGCAGGAGTTACTGGCGGTGATGGTCAGGGAGGGACTTCTGGTGCGTGTGAACGAAGCGCTACACTTCGATGCGGAAGCGTTGGCGGGGCTTCGCGAGCAGCTGGTGGCGTATCTGCGAGAGCACAAGGAGATCTCCACGCAGGCGTTCAAGGACATGGTCGGCCAGAGCCGCAAGTTCGTCATCCCGCTCTCGGAGTATTTCGACCGGGAGCGGGTCACGCTGCGGGTGGGCGACAAGCGGGTACTGCGGCGAGGATGAGCACGACGCGTTACAGCCCGGCGCAACTGCGCGCCTTGATCGAAGCCCTCGAGAACCCGATGGTGGTGCTCAAGGAGCATTCGCTGTGGCTGGTGAACGAGGCCTACCTGCGCATGCTGGGCTTGCCGCGTGAGGAAGTCGAAGGCGAGTCGGCCCTGAGGTTCATCAGCCCGCACGAGCGCAGCCTGCTGGGCGCCTCGATGCAACGGCTCCTGGAGGGGGCACCGCCGCCCACCGGCTCCGTCCGGCACCTGGTCCCCGCTGCGGGGGGGCGGATGCTCAAGATGGCCATTCAGCCCCAGGAGGTGGCGCTGGAGGACGGCTCCAAGGGCTGGCTGCTCAACCTCATCCCGCTGACGGAGCTGATGCCGCTGCTGAACGTGGCCGAGCGTTTGATGGAGCGCTCGGCCCGGCTGGTGACGGCGCGCTCGGAGCAGGCGGTGCGCCAGGTGACCCTGGAGATGCTGGCCTCGGCGGGCTTCCTGGCGCGGTTCCTCTCGCGCGACGGGGAGTGCCTGGGGCCCAGTGGGGAGAAGCCGCTGCCGGAGGATGGGCCGCGGGTGAAGGAGGCGCTCTCCCAGGGTCACCCCGTCTTCGGGGCCACGGGGCACGGCACCGCGTTCCACGTCTATGTGCCCCTGGGCGAGGCGCTCCAGGAGGTGTTGTGGGTGGGGGGCTCGGAGCTGGCGCTGACGCATGGCTCGGTGCTGATGCTCTTCGCCAAGATGGTGGGGGCGGCGCTGTCCGAGGCGCGCCTGCAGGCCGAGAGCGCCCGCGGCAAGTGGGAGATGGAGGCCCTGGCGGAGGTGGCGCGCTTCGTGGCGCGGGTGGAGCCTCCCAGCGCCGGCGCGTTCCTCGAGCGGCTCCAGGGGCTGTTGTCCGCCGACGCTGTCCTGCTGCATGTCCGGGAAGAGGAGGGCGCGCCGCCGGTGCCCAAGGCCAGCGTGGGGCTGACGGCGGTGGACCCCTCCCGGGACATGGGGCGCCTGGGCCGCGTGTTGAGCGAGGCGGTGCTGGGAAGTGAGCCGGGCGTCCTGTCGGGCGAGGCCGAGGGCCAGGCCCTGCGGGAGGCCTCGGGCGGGAAGCTGGGCTGTGGGGCCGCGGTGCGCCTCACGCGGGGCGGCGCGGTGTACGGCACGCTCCAGGTGCTGCGCGGGCCGGCCCGCCCCTTTCAGCGCGCGGACCTGCGGCTGCTGGGCACGGTGGCCGAGCTGCTGGTGACGCTGCTGGAGCAGCACCGCCTGCGCGCCGAGTCCGCCCGGCAGCTCTCCGAGACGCGCCTGCTGCTGGACCTGGCCCGCACCACCTCGGCGGTGCTCGACACGGCCAGCATCCTGGACCTGGCGGCGGACTTCCTCGTGCGCCTGCTGGGGGTGTCCAACTGCGCCATCCTGCTCTACGACGACCAGGCCAAGGTGCTGCGCGGCGCGGCGGCCTCGTCGGCCTACCGGGACTTCTTCCGCGAGGTGACGCTCCCGCTCACCAGCGATGACGTGGCGGCCCGCGCGGCGCGCGAGCGACGCTCCATCGCCGTGGAGGACGTGGAGAAGGCGGCGGGGGACGGCATTCCCGCGTTCGTCCAGACCCTGGGGGAGAAGGCGCTGCTGGCCCTGCCCCTCACCTCGCGTGACGAGCTCATCGGCGTGGTGCTGGTGGATGACACCCGGGGGCCGCGCGTCTTCGGCCCCTCGCTCATCGAGCTGGCGGAGGCCACCTGTGGCCAGCTCTCCATGGCCATCGCCAACGCGCGGCTCTACGAGTCGCTCTGGGCCTCGTACGCGGAGCTGGCGGCCACGCGCGCGGAGATGGTCAAACGGGAGCGGCTCGCGGCCCTGGGCGAGCTGTCCGCCATCGTCGCCCACGAGGTTCGCAATCCCCTGGGGGTCATCTTCAACGCCGTGGCATCGCTGCGCCGCCTGGTTCCTCCCCAGGGGGACGCCTCCATGTTGCTGGACATCCTGGCCGAGGAGAGCGATCGCCTCAATCGCATGGTGGCGGACCTGCTGGACTACACACGGCCTCGAGAGCCCATCCTCCATCCGGAGCACCTGGACCGCGTGATTCAGGATGCGCTGGACGCGGCCCGGCTCCAGGGCGGCCCCGGCGGCCAGACGGTCTCCGTGCAGATGGAGGTGGAGCCCGCGCTGCCGCCGGTGCCCATGGACCGGCGGCTCATCCGCCAGGCGCTCATCAACATCTTCGTCAACGCCATCCAGGCCATGCCCCAGGGGGGCGTGGTGCGGGTGAATGCCCGCCGCGAGCCCCACGCGGGCCGTGAGTCCCTGCGCATCGACGTGACGGACCAGGGCATGGGCATTCCCGCGGAACTCTTGCACCGTGTCTTCGAACCCTTCTTCACCACCAAGGCCCAGGGCACCGGCCTGGGCCTGGCCGTGGTGAAGCGCATCCTGGAAGAGCACCGCGGGGAGATTGCCGTGGAAGGCACCCAGGGCCAGGGCACCACCTTCACCCTCCGGCTTCCCTTCCAACCGCCGACGCTCCCGTGAACGACGCCAGCTCTCTTCCCCTTCGTGGACGCATCCTCGTGGTGGATGACCAGCGCAACATGCGCGCCACCACCGCGCTCCTCCTGCGCGCCGCAGGCCACACCGTGTCCGAGGCCGCCACCGGCGAGGAGGCCCTGGGCCTGCTGGCGGGCGGCGGCGTGGACCTGCTCCTCACCGACCTCAAGATGGAGCCCATGGATGGGCTCACGCTGCTCAAGCGGGCCCTGGAGGTGGCGCCGCGGCTGCAGGTCATCTTGATGACGGCCTTCGGCTCCATCGAGAGCGCCGTGGAGGCCATGCGGCTGGGCGCGTACGACTATGTGACGAAGCCCTTCAAGGAGAGCGAGGTCCGCTACCGCGTGGAGCGGGCCCTGGAGCGCGCGGGGCTGCTGTCCGCGGTGAACATGTTCTCCGGCGAGTTCAACCAGCGCCACAGCCTGTCCGCGCTGGTGGGCAGCAGCCCGGCGATGCTGGAGCTGAAGACGCGGCTGGTGCGCGTGGCGCAGAGCGACGCCACCGTCCTCATCCAGGGCGAGAGCGGCACCGGCAAGGAGCTGGTGGCCCGGGCGCTGCACGCCCAGAGCCGCCGCAGCACCAAGCCCTTCGTTCCCGTCAACTGCGCCGCCATCTCCGAGACGCTGCTGGAGAGCGAGCTGTTCGGCCATGCCAAGGGCGCCTTCACCGGCGCGGTGAAGACCCGGCGGGGCCTGTTCGAGGAGGCCGATGGGGGCACGCTCTTCATCGACGAGGTGACGGAGACGAGCCCCGCCTTCCAGTCCAAGCTGCTGCGCACGCTCCAGGAGGGAGAGGTGCGCCGGGTGGGTGAGTCCACCTCGCTGCGCGTGGATGTGCGCACCGCGGCCGCCACCAACCGGGACATCGAGCTGGAGGTGCAGGAGAAGCGCTTCCGGCAGGACCTGTACTACCGGCTCAACGTGGTGACGCTGCGGGTGCCGCCCCTGAGGGAGCGGCTGGAGGATGTGCCCGCGCTCGCCAAGCACTTCCTGGAGCGCTCCAATGCGCGGAGCCCCCGGCCCCGGCAGCTCTCGGCCTCGGCGGTGGCGCACCTGATGGGCTACGCGTTCCCGGGCAACGTCCGCGAGCTGGAGAACCTCATTGAACAGGCCGCCGCCCTGGCCGAGGGCGATGAGCTGCAAGCGGAGGACTTTCCGATCCGTCCTCAGACCCGGGCGGCCCCCCCGGCGGGCAGTGGCCACCTCTCCGTGGTGGAGTCCCCAGGGGCGCGGATTCCCACCCTGGCCGAGACGGTCGATGACGCCGAGCGCCGGGCCATCGCCCAGTCCCTGGAACGCAATGGGACGGACCTGGCCCAGGTCGCGGAGGAGCTGGGCATCTCCTCCACCACCCTGTGGCGCAAGATGAAGCGCCTCAACCTCCGGCCGCCCGGAGATGTGGGCCGCGAATGATCTCCCCGGGGGTTCGCCGTCACAGGGCCGGACCCCCTCCCTCTCCGGCAGGGAGAGCGTTCGGTGATGGAAATACCAAGGGCCTGAAATGGCTGGAATTTTTCAGAGTTGAAAGCCAATTTCCGGCCACAGTGGACGGAAAAGCCGGGAACGGACACCGGCAAAAACCCAACCACCTGAAATAATTGGGATTTTTTCCTTGGTACCTAAGGACAATCTCGAAGTCATTTCAGATCTGAAACCGATTTCAGAGGTGAAATGGAGTTGCCCGGGGGGCTGCAAGCGGTGCCAACACTCAACCCCTTGAAAAGACTGAGATTTAGCCCTTTGGGGCGGCTGGCACGAGGACTGCTATAGAGATGCCCGGGACGCATCGAAGCGAGGCTGAAGGTGGTTCCCCCCCACCCCTTCAGCACTTCCGGTGAGTCACCTTTAGAAGAACCCGCGGCCCGGTACCCTCTTGGGGTATCGGGCCGCCTTCTTTTCTAGCCCATGGATCAGTGCGGCGCCCGTGCCTTTTGACTCTGCCGGTACGTGGGAATGCGCGTGGAGTGAAGGAAGCCCACGGGCTGGATGCCCCGGCCGGTGCGGAAGGGCCAGAAGCGCAAGAGCGCGGGATCCAGGGTGACTTCCTCCACCAGCCGCAGCTCCGCGAGCGGCCACCACTGTCCCGCGAGCTCCCCGCGCAGGGGCCGCGCCTCGAAGGTGAACAGGGCGCGTCCCGCCTGGACGGCGGCCTGGATTCGCTCCACGCGGCTCTGGCCCGGAACCTCGTCCCGGTGGGAGACGAGGCGCAGCTTCACCCGGCCCAGCCCCGTCACTTCGAATGGGGAGACGGCGTAGTAGTCGTTCTTCCGCCAGTCGTGGGTGTCCGTGGTGAGGGGCGCCAGCCCCAACGTCCAGGCCGAACGCAGGGTGGCGAAGAGGAGATCCTGGTCCCCTTCGGCGGGCGCCTCGGTGACGGTCCCCGTAGCGCGCAAGCGCACCGCGAGCCCGAGCACATCCGGCCACTCCCGGTGGCCACGCCACATCGCGGCCGACAGCCGCACGAGGGCCGGGCCGGGCAGGTTCACGGCCAGGGTCTGGAGGCTGGCGTGCGTGTCGAGCGCCTTCACCTCGCCCCGGAAGGTGATGCCCTCCGGGTGGAGCAGGCGGGCGTGACGGATCTTCGCCCCCACGCGGACCGCGGGGCCCCACAGGGCGCCGACGAAACGGCCCAGGTTTTCCGACAGCGACATGTGATTCCCTCCGAGCCCAAAGGTGGAGCGGGAGGGGTGGGGAGAGAAGAGGCCGTGCCCGGGGCCTGACTGGCCGCTTGCTGGGGAGGAATCCCCCGCCCATGGAAACGCCCGCCCCGGCGAAGCCAGGACGGGCGTGCACCACGGCCTCACATGAAGGCACTACGGGCCGATGAAGAGCGTCCCGGCCTGCGCGAGCCAGCCCGTCACGGGCCCCGGCAGAATGCCCAGCACCACCACGGCGGCGGTGGACAGCACCAGGGTGAGCTCGGTGGTCCAGATGCGCTCCAGCGTGTGCGCGCCCTCGGGCACCGGCCGCATGAACATGTAAACAATGACGCGCAGGTAGTAGTACACGCCCACGGCGCTGGTCAGCATGCCCACGATGGCCAGGCCGACGAGGCCCGTGTCCACCGCGCTGCGGAAGAGGAGCAGCTTGCCCATGAAGCCGATGGTGGGCGGGATGCCACTCAGCGACAGCATGAACACCGCCATCGCCAGGGCCCAGCCCGGCCGCCGCTGGGCCAGGCCGCTGAAGCGGTCCAGGTCCCACGCGGTTCCCTTCTCCTCGTCCTCGCGGCGCTCCAGCGAGGAGACGAGCGCGAAGGCGCCCGCCGCGGTGACGGTGTAGGCCAGCAGGTAGAAGAGGATGCCGCGCAGCGCGTCCGCGCGGGCGATCTCCAGCGGCGAGCCCGCCCCCAGCAGGGTAGGGGCCAGCAGCCGGAACTGCTCCCCCGGCCGGTTGACGAACAGCGACGCCACGCCCACCAGCAGGTACCCGGCGTGGGCGATGGATGAGTACGCCAGCATGCGCTTCACGTTGCGCTGGGGCAGGGCCAGCAGGTTGCCGATGATCATCGACAGGAACGCGAGCACGGAGAAGATGACGAAGGGCACCTGCGGATCCATGCCCTGGGACACCGACAGGAACACGCGCACCAGCGCCGCGAAGGCAGCCGCCTTCACGCCCGCGCTCATCAGCGCGGTGACGGGGGTGGGCGCGCCCTCGTACACGTCCGGGGTCCACATGTGGAAGGGCACCGCGGCCACCTTGAAGGCAAAGCCGGCCGCCACCAGGATGACGCCGCTGTAGACGAGCGCCCGGTGGTCCACGAGCGCGCCCGGCAGCGCCGCGCTCAGCTCCGACAGCCGGGTGTGCCCGGTGGCCCCGTACAGCAGCGCCGCGCCGTACAGCAGCACCGCCGAGGAGAAGGCCCCCAGGATGAAGTACTTGAAGCCCGCCTCGCTCGGCCGCGTGCCCCGGCGCAGATAGGAGGTGAGGGCGTAGGTGCCGATGGAGAGCACCTCGATGTTGACGAAGATGGTGATGAGCTCGGCCGACACGGCCAGCAGGCTCATGCCCGCCGAGGCGAAGAGCATCAGCGCGTAGAACTCACCGCGCTCCGCGCCGCGCCGGCGCAGGAAGCCCGCCGCGCTCAGCGCCGCCAGCGCCAGGGCCACGCACACGACGAAGGACAGGAAGCTGGAGAAGGGGTCCAGCACCGCGTAGCCGAGGAACACCTGCTGCGGGGGCTGGAACATCAGCGCGACGGAGACGGTGGCGGCCACCACCGCCGTCGCCGTGGCCAGCACCGTCTGGTAGCCGCGCGAGGAGTTGGCGGAGAGGAAGACCTCCGACAGCAGCAGGACGCAGGCTCCCACCACCAGGATGATGGCGGGCAGTACCGGGAGGAAATCTGCCGAGGTGAGATTGGGAGTCATGGCAGGAGCGGGCCCTTACGGCAGGGGGAGGCAAGAGTGTCGGAGAAGCCCATCAGAGCACCTGGAAGAGCGCGTAGACGACGCCGCCCAGCAGCGCCAGGGCCATGACCGCGGCATAGGCCTGCGCATCCCCGGTCTGCAGGTAGCGCAGCGCGCTGCCGGCGCGCACGGTGAGCCAGGCGGAGCCGCGCACCAGCACCGTGTCGATGAGGAACGAGTCCACCACGCGGTACAGCAGGAAGCTGAGGAACTTCACCGGGCGGATGAGGATCAGCTCGTACAGCTCATCCACGTAGAACTTGTTCTGCGCCACCCGGCGGGTCTGCAGCGCGAAGGCGGGGACCGGCTGGCCGCGGCGCGCCGGGAAGAACGACAGGTACAGGAAGGCCGCCGCGCCGCCACCCACCAGCGACACCACCCAGGCCACCAGGTAGTCCACCATCTTGGGCTGGCTGTCATCGAGGACGAGGGTGCCGGCGCTGCGCACGATGTCCCGCGTGGGGCCGAACACGGAGCTGAGGAAGTTGTCCATCAGCGCCTCGGGACGTCCCTTCAGCAGGGGGAAGGCATAGACGGCGGACACGACGCTGAGCACCGCGAGCAGCACCAGCGGCAGCGTCATGGCCCAGGAGCTCTCGTGCGCGTGCGCGAGCTTCGCCTCGGACGAGCGCTTGCCCTCGAACGTCAGCAGGTACAGGCGCGACATGTAGAAGGCCGTGCACGCGGTGATGAGCAGGCCCACGGGGTAGAGCAGGTGGTTGACCCACGCGTAGCCCGTGAGGAGGTTGTGGTGGACGCCGTGGAAGATGGCGTCCTTGGAGAAGAAGCCCGACAGCGGGACGATGCCCGTGATGGCCAGCGTGGCGATGGCGAAGGTCACCCACGTCCAGCGCATCTCGTGGCGCAGCCCGCCCAGCTTCTTGATGTCCGTCTCGTCCCCGTTGCCGTGCATCACGCTGCCGGCGCCCAGGAACAGACACGCCTTGAAGAAGGCGTGGGTGACCAGGTGCAGCACCGCCGCCCAGAAGATGCCCGTGCCCAAGCCCATGAACATGATGCCCAGCTGGGACACGGTGGAGTAGGCGAGCACCTTCTTGATGTCGTCCTGCGCGAAGGCGATGAGCGCCGCGAGCAGCGCCGTCGCCGCGCCGATGCAGGCAATCGTCGCCATCACCACGGGGCTGAGCACCAGGAGCGAGCTCATGCGCGCGAACAGGTAGATGCCCGCGGTGACCATCGTCGCCGCGTGGATGAGGGCGGAGACGGGCGTCGGGCCCGCCATGGCGTCCGGCAGCCACACGTACAGCGGCAGCTGGGCGCTCTTGCCCGCGGCGCCCAGCAGGAACAGCAGCAGCGCCACCGTGAGCACCCCACCGAAGGTGCGGCCCTTCAGCGGCCCCTCGGCGATGGGCGTCGTCAGCGTCACCGCGC of Stigmatella aurantiaca contains these proteins:
- a CDS encoding ATP-binding protein, with amino-acid sequence MSTTRYSPAQLRALIEALENPMVVLKEHSLWLVNEAYLRMLGLPREEVEGESALRFISPHERSLLGASMQRLLEGAPPPTGSVRHLVPAAGGRMLKMAIQPQEVALEDGSKGWLLNLIPLTELMPLLNVAERLMERSARLVTARSEQAVRQVTLEMLASAGFLARFLSRDGECLGPSGEKPLPEDGPRVKEALSQGHPVFGATGHGTAFHVYVPLGEALQEVLWVGGSELALTHGSVLMLFAKMVGAALSEARLQAESARGKWEMEALAEVARFVARVEPPSAGAFLERLQGLLSADAVLLHVREEEGAPPVPKASVGLTAVDPSRDMGRLGRVLSEAVLGSEPGVLSGEAEGQALREASGGKLGCGAAVRLTRGGAVYGTLQVLRGPARPFQRADLRLLGTVAELLVTLLEQHRLRAESARQLSETRLLLDLARTTSAVLDTASILDLAADFLVRLLGVSNCAILLYDDQAKVLRGAAASSAYRDFFREVTLPLTSDDVAARAARERRSIAVEDVEKAAGDGIPAFVQTLGEKALLALPLTSRDELIGVVLVDDTRGPRVFGPSLIELAEATCGQLSMAIANARLYESLWASYAELAATRAEMVKRERLAALGELSAIVAHEVRNPLGVIFNAVASLRRLVPPQGDASMLLDILAEESDRLNRMVADLLDYTRPREPILHPEHLDRVIQDALDAARLQGGPGGQTVSVQMEVEPALPPVPMDRRLIRQALINIFVNAIQAMPQGGVVRVNARREPHAGRESLRIDVTDQGMGIPAELLHRVFEPFFTTKAQGTGLGLAVVKRILEEHRGEIAVEGTQGQGTTFTLRLPFQPPTLP
- the selB gene encoding selenocysteine-specific translation elongation factor translates to MIIGTAGHIDHGKTSLVKALTGIDTDRLKEEKRRGITLELGFAHLSLEGGAVAGVVDVPGHERFIKAMAAGAGGVDLAVLVVAADEGVMPQTREHLDICRLLGVKAGVIALTKADLLADLGEEWLSLVKADLVALTVGTFLEGAPVVPCSARTGAGLPELRAALSQAARALPARPAEGPAFLPVDRVFSLKGFGTVVTGTLLSGALEEEESVSLLPGLPGPLRVRGLQVHGEARKKVLAGQRTAVNLAGVEAGQLHRGMVLVRAGELPETRMLDVELSLLPAVEQALPRRRKLLLHLGTAQVEATVALLDQARLEPGATGLAQLRLDAPVAALVGQRFILRGSRALPGRGATVAGGRVLSLTPPRRRKGAAAVVGQLLEADAGGQAAWLLRQAGYRGLTHAELFGRAGLPSKTLTRALELLGSRGGALLVDRDRRLYLAGEVFEALQRRTVAMLAAFHEREPMREGLSREELRQRLSPELDPRIFQRVTQALVEQGQATLDKDTIRLQGRGRVLTLADEGARARLAAELSQAALAPPTLGELAGKLQLPPARLQELLAVMVREGLLVRVNEALHFDAEALAGLREQLVAYLREHKEISTQAFKDMVGQSRKFVIPLSEYFDRERVTLRVGDKRVLRRG
- a CDS encoding NADH-quinone oxidoreductase subunit L, translating into MALNDFFSSAPIAPALLAPSLWMIIALPLLGALVCGLFGRRLGRENVHLVACASVAGSFVLSVLAFWATSSGAPSVPDTFGGFRTSHAIWTDLGTWFSAGSFRVNFGLLVDHLSGTLMLVITGVGFLIHLYSTAYMEHDDGYWRYFAYLNLFVAMMLTLVMADNLVLLFVGWEGVGMASYLLIGFWYTDSAKAWAGRKAFITNRIGDFAFLIATFLLVTLVSAFSQQASAEDFRFVRTFRNGQSTETGRGDPARFQAGVAMRGPVTFQGLETLARALPEQQSNGAVTLTTPIAEGPLKGRTFGGVLTVALLLFLLGAAGKSAQLPLYVWLPDAMAGPTPVSALIHAATMVTAGIYLFARMSSLLVLSPVVMATIACIGAATALLAALIAFAQDDIKKVLAYSTVSQLGIMFMGLGTGIFWAAVLHLVTHAFFKACLFLGAGSVMHGNGDETDIKKLGGLRHEMRWTWVTFAIATLAITGIVPLSGFFSKDAIFHGVHHNLLTGYAWVNHLLYPVGLLITACTAFYMSRLYLLTFEGKRSSEAKLAHAHESSWAMTLPLVLLAVLSVVSAVYAFPLLKGRPEALMDNFLSSVFGPTRDIVRSAGTLVLDDSQPKMVDYLVAWVVSLVGGGAAAFLYLSFFPARRGQPVPAFALQTRRVAQNKFYVDELYELILIRPVKFLSFLLYRVVDSFLIDTVLVRGSAWLTVRAGSALRYLQTGDAQAYAAVMALALLGGVVYALFQVL
- a CDS encoding sigma-54-dependent transcriptional regulator — its product is MDDQRNMRATTALLLRAAGHTVSEAATGEEALGLLAGGGVDLLLTDLKMEPMDGLTLLKRALEVAPRLQVILMTAFGSIESAVEAMRLGAYDYVTKPFKESEVRYRVERALERAGLLSAVNMFSGEFNQRHSLSALVGSSPAMLELKTRLVRVAQSDATVLIQGESGTGKELVARALHAQSRRSTKPFVPVNCAAISETLLESELFGHAKGAFTGAVKTRRGLFEEADGGTLFIDEVTETSPAFQSKLLRTLQEGEVRRVGESTSLRVDVRTAAATNRDIELEVQEKRFRQDLYYRLNVVTLRVPPLRERLEDVPALAKHFLERSNARSPRPRQLSASAVAHLMGYAFPGNVRELENLIEQAAALAEGDELQAEDFPIRPQTRAAPPAGSGHLSVVESPGARIPTLAETVDDAERRAIAQSLERNGTDLAQVAEELGISSTTLWRKMKRLNLRPPGDVGRE
- a CDS encoding phosphoribosyltransferase translates to MATKRAAPRNAKPSNVPSKRKVEKLVSIPDDVVLAPQVEAPRQQAGRDLSRQRSAVRELSWADFDRAVQGLARAIRKAYAPQAIVGVAHGGVFVGGALASALDCEFFPVRISRRSRDRQGGAKPQMFGEMPRELKGLRVLIVDDVASSGDTLELASTRAREVGAKDVKTAALVSRPEGYVPSFCSLKSSEVVVFPWDYEPALAGASSTGDDVDPDKAGA
- a CDS encoding Hsp33 family molecular chaperone HslO gives rise to the protein MSDELVSALLKDVDLRVVLALTSGLSRQARTTHKSEPASAALLSQGLTAAALMGALQKSESRINIQLECDGPLRGFFVDGDASGLVRGYVKNPYVAHVGAEGRYRWRPVFGNKGYISVLRDIGGGEHYRSSVELERFDFTEDLERYFGISDQVATQLLLEQVPREEGDTSEPLGTVAGLILQPLPDGDRDAFQAIGGQLRQRFRAVLESHGTEGATAVLKALLPDQPSLEVMSRYPLSFGCSCSRDRVKRALLAMGKEELLDLLEKDGQAEATCQFCTTHYVIPGPEIRELLTAASN
- a CDS encoding NADH-quinone oxidoreductase subunit N → MTPNLTSADFLPVLPAIILVVGACVLLLSEVFLSANSSRGYQTVLATATAVVAATVSVALMFQPPQQVFLGYAVLDPFSSFLSFVVCVALALAALSAAGFLRRRGAERGEFYALMLFASAGMSLLAVSAELITIFVNIEVLSIGTYALTSYLRRGTRPSEAGFKYFILGAFSSAVLLYGAALLYGATGHTRLSELSAALPGALVDHRALVYSGVILVAAGFAFKVAAVPFHMWTPDVYEGAPTPVTALMSAGVKAAAFAALVRVFLSVSQGMDPQVPFVIFSVLAFLSMIIGNLLALPQRNVKRMLAYSSIAHAGYLLVGVASLFVNRPGEQFRLLAPTLLGAGSPLEIARADALRGILFYLLAYTVTAAGAFALVSSLERREDEEKGTAWDLDRFSGLAQRRPGWALAMAVFMLSLSGIPPTIGFMGKLLLFRSAVDTGLVGLAIVGMLTSAVGVYYYLRVIVYMFMRPVPEGAHTLERIWTTELTLVLSTAAVVVLGILPGPVTGWLAQAGTLFIGP